A window of Saccopteryx leptura isolate mSacLep1 chromosome 5, mSacLep1_pri_phased_curated, whole genome shotgun sequence contains these coding sequences:
- the HS1BP3 gene encoding HCLS1-binding protein 3: MQSPPVLVTSRRVQNAHTGLDLTVPQHQEVRGKMMSGHVEYQILVVTRLAVFKSAKHRPEDVVQFLVSKKYSEIEEFYQKLSSRYPGASLPPLPRKVLFVGESDIRERRAVFNEILSRVSKDAELASSPELLEFLGTRSPGAIDLSSRDVSVLDTDSQAGDDGDAFDFFQQQERVEGPPTPGQKDEDAGRSSEEEEALDPLGIMRSKKPKKCPEVATKPRPSSRLTIFDEEVDPDEGLFGPSRKPSPQGPSEDASSRDPLKLFDDPDLGGAVHLGDPLLLPTARESGGPTPHLGHREASMELLRVEEDLDQILNLGAEPKPQPKPKPPVAVKPVLPRKPAVPPRASSSKPKATQQQQQQQQQQQIHAMDEMDILQYIQDHDTPGQAAPSLF, encoded by the exons ATGCAGTCCCCGCCGGTGCTCGTTACTTCCAG GCGAGTTCAGAATGCCCACACGGGCCTTGACCTGACCGTGCCCCAGCACCAGGAGGTGCGGGGCAAGATGATGTCAGGCCACGTGGAGTACCAGATCCTGGTGGTCACCCGGCTGGCTGTGTTCAAGTCGGCCAAGCACAGGCCTGAGGATGTCGTCCAGTTCTTG GTCTCCAAAAAGTACAGCGAGATTGAGGAGTTTTACCAGAAACTGAGCAGTCGTTATCCAGGGGCCAGCCTTCCCCCGCTCCCCAGGAAGGTCCTGTTCGTTGGGGAGTCTGACATCCGGGAAAGGAGAGCTGTGTTCAACGAGATTCTGAGCCGTGTCTCCAAGGACGCTGAGCTGGCCAGCAGCCCAGAGCTGCTAGAATTCCTAG GCACCAGGTCCCCAGGGGCTATAGACCTCTCCAGTAGAGATGTCTCTGTCCTGGACACAGACAGTCAAGCAGGGGACGATGGGGACGCTTTTGACTTCTTCCAGCAGCAGGAACGAGTTGagggcccccccaccccaggccagaAGGACGAGGATGCAGGGAggtcctcagaagaggaggaggcacTGGACCCTCTGGGCATCATGCG CTCCAAGAAGCCCAAGAAATGCCCTGAAGTGGCTACAAAGCCCAGACCCTCGTCCCGGCTGACCATCTTTGATGAAGAGGTGGACCCTGATGAAGGGCTCTTTGGCCCAAGCAGGAAGCCGTCCCCCCAGGGCCCCTCAGAAGACGCATCGTCCAGGGACC CCCTGAAGTTGTTTGATGATCCTGACCTCGGTGGGGCCGTCCACCTGGGTGACCCCTTACTGCTGCCGACTGCCCGCGAGAGTGGGGGGCCCACACCCCACCTGGGCCACAGAGAGGCCTCCATGGAGCTGCTCAG AGTTGAAGAGGACTTGGACCAGATTCTGAACCTTGGAGCGGAGCCCAAACCTCAGCCCAAGCCCAAGCCACCAGTGGCAGTTAAGCCAGTGCTGCCCAGGAAGCCAGCTGTGCCCCCTAGAGCGAGCTCGTCCAAGCCCAAGGccacgcagcagcagcagcagcagcagcagcagcagcagatccACGCCATGGACGAGATGGACATTTTGCAGTACATCCAGGACCATGACACGCCTGGCCAGGCCGCCCCCAGCCTCTTCTGA